One genomic region from Vitis riparia cultivar Riparia Gloire de Montpellier isolate 1030 chromosome 17, EGFV_Vit.rip_1.0, whole genome shotgun sequence encodes:
- the LOC117904732 gene encoding cell division cycle protein 48 homolog: MADPSSSGPSSSPEVKSVKKDFSTAILERKKSPNRLVVDEAVNDDNSVVSMNPATMEKLQFFRGDTVLIKGKKRKDTVCIVLVDEQCEEPKIRMNKVVRANLRVRLGDVVSVHQCPDVKYGKRVHILPIDDTIEGVTGNLFDAYLKPYFLESYRPVRKGDLFLVRGGMRSVEFKVIETDPGEYCVVAPDTEIFCEGEPIKREDEERLNEVGYDDVGGVRKQMAQIRELVELPLRHPQLFKSIGVKPPKGILLYGPPGSGKTLIARAVANETGAFFFLINGPEIMSKLAGESESNLRKAFEEAEKNAPSIIFIDELDSIAPKREKTHGEVERRIVSQLLTLMDGLKTRAHVIVIGATNRPNSIDPALRRFGRFDREIDIGVPDEVGRLEVLRIHTKNMKLSDDVDLERVAKDTHGYVGADLAALCTEAALQCIREKMDVIDLEDETIDAEVLNSMAVTNEHFQTALGSSNPSALRETVVEVPNVSWEDIGGLDNVKRELQETVQYPVEHPEKFEKFGMSPSKGVLFYGPPGCGKTLLAKAIANECQANFISVKGPELLTMWFGESEANVREIFDKARQSAPCVLFFDELDSIATQRGSSVGDAGGAADRVLNQLLTEMDGMTAKKTVFIIGATNRPDIIDPALLRPGRLDQLIYIPLPDEASRLQIFKACLRKSPVSRDVDLVALARYTHGFSGADITEICQRSCKYAIRENIEKDIERERKKTENPEAMEEDDVDDVPEIKAAHFEESMKFARRSVSDADIRKYQLFAQTLQQSRGFGSEFRFPDQPNNATAASTAADPFSSAAAAGDDDDLYS; the protein is encoded by the exons GAAAAGTGTTAAGAAGGATTTTTCTACTGCAATTTTGGAACGTAAGAAGTCACCCAATCGTCTCGTTGTCGATGAAGCGGTGAATGATGACAATTCTGTGGTTTCCATGAACCCTGCAACAATGGAAAAACTTCAGTTCTTTCGAGGAGACACTGTTCTAATCAAG GGAAAGAAACGAAAAGACACAGTGTGCATTGTTCTTGTTGATGAACAATGCGAAGAACCAAAGATCAGAATGAACAAAGTTGTACGAGCCAATCTTAGGGTACGCCTTGGAGATGTTGTTTCTGTCCATCAGTGTCCTGATGTGAAGTACGGAAAGCGAGTTCACATCCTCCCAATTGATGATACAATTGAGGGTGTGACTGGCAACCTGTTTGATGCATATTTAAAAC CATATTTCTTGGAATCCTATCGGCCTGTTAGGAAGGGTGACCTTTTCCTGGTCAGAGGAGGGATGCGAAGTGTTGAATTCAAAGTAATTGAAACAGATCCTGGTGAATATTGTGTTGTTGCACCAGATACTGAGATCTTCTGTGAGGGAGAACCTATCAAACGTGAAGATGAGGAGAGATTGAATGAAGTTGGCTATGATGATGTTGGTGGTGTAAGGAAGCAGATGGCCCAGATCCGTGAGCTGGTAGAACTTCCCCTTAGGCACCCACAGCTTTTCAAATCTATTGGGGTGAAGCCACCAAAAGGCATTTTGCTCTATGGGCCACCTGGATCTGGAAAAACCCTAATTGCAAGAGCTGTAGCTAATGAGACTGGTGCATTTTTCTTCCTGATAAATGGACCTGAAATAATGTCAAAGTTGGCTGGTGAAAGTGAAAGTAACTTGAGGAAGGCATTTGAGGAAGCAGAAAAGAATGCCCCATCCATCATTTTCATTGATGAGCTAGATTCTATTGCTCCAAAGAGGGAAAAGACACATGGTGAAGTGGAGAGGCGTATTGTATCCCAGCTGTTGACTCTAATGGATGGCCTTAAGACCAGGGCTCACGTGATTGTCATTGGTGCGACCAACAGGCCAAATAGCATTGACCCTGCATTAAGGAGATTTGGGAGATTTGATAGAGAGATTGACATTGGTGTACCAGATGAGGTTGGCAGGCTGGAAGTCCTTCGAATCCACACAAAGAATATGAAACTTTCTGATGAT GTTGATCTTGAAAGAGTTGCAAAAGATACACATGGTTATGTTGGTGCAGATCTTGCTGCTCTTTGCACAGAAGCTGCTCTTCAGTGTATCAGGGAGAAAATGGATGTGATTGACTTGGAGGATGAGACAATTGATGCTGAGGTGTTGAATTCCATGGCTGTGACTAATGAACACTTCCAAACTGCACTCGGGTCTTCCAATCCATCGGCCTTGCGTGAAACA GTTGTGGAGGTTCCAAATGTGTCATGGGAGGACATTGGTGGGTTGGACAATGTTAAAAGAGAGCTTCAGGAG ACTGTCCAATATCCAGTGGAGCATCCTGAGAAGTTCGAGAAATTTGGCATGTCACCTTCTAAAGGTGTGCTCTTCTATGGACCTCCTGGCTGTGGTAAAACCCTACTTGCGAAGGCAATTGCAAATGAATGCCAGGCCAACTTCATAAGTGTTAAAGGACCTGAGTTGCTGACCATGTGGTTTGGAGAAAGTGAGGCAAATGTGCGGGAGATATTTGACAAGGCACGGCAGTCAGCACCGTGTGTACTCTTCTTTGATGAACTTGATTCAATTGCAACTCAG CGTGGCAGTTCTGTAGGGGATGCTGGTGGTGCTGCTGACAGAGTCTTGAATCAACTTCTGACAGAAATGGATGGAATGACTGCAAAGAAGACTGTTTTCATCATAGGAGCAACAAACAGGCCTGACATTATCGACCCAGCATTGCTCAGGCCTGGACGTTTGGACCAGTTGATTTACATTCCACTACCAGATGAGGCTTCCCGTCTGCAAATATTCAAAGCATGCTTAAGGAAGTCACCAGTCTCTAGGGATGTTGACCTAGTAGCTCTTGCACGGTATACTCATGGTTTTAGTGGTGCAGATATCACTGAAATTTGTCAACGGTCCTGCAAATATGCCATtagagaaaatattgagaag GATATTGAGAGGGAGAGAAAGAAGACAGAGAACCCTGAGGCGATGGAAGAagatgatgttgatgatgtCCCTGAGATTAAAGCAGCACACTTTGAGGAGTCTATGAAATTTGCACGCCGAAGTGTCAGTGATGCAGATATCAGGAAGTACCAGCTCTTTGCTCAGACTCTACAGCAATCGCGGGGATTTGGATCTGAGTTTCGGTTTCCAGATCAGCCCAACAATGCCACAGCAGCATCAACAGCTGCAGACCCATTCTCCTCAGCAGCTGCTGCTGGAGATGATGATGACCTGTACAGCTGA